In the genome of Chryseobacterium arthrosphaerae, one region contains:
- a CDS encoding ATP-binding protein — translation MHEFRAEIAKPNPKSTINSYRSFGYNLSTAIADIIDNSISANANEISIHYKWEGQHSFISIRDNGDGMNKDELVLAMTPGSKDPDDERSEKDLGRFGMGLKTASFSQCKRLTCVSKRVNFSTIKRCWDIDFINDEEEWQLLDYISDSSFLNEINEQKCGTLVLWEKLDRIVGKAESNNESVKNAFYQEMENVREHLGLVFHKFIESRRIRIFFQNEEIESYNPFLLNLDPKPEMGLPEKFGDVEVTYFVLPHMSEIGKEDYDKTGGSLGWLQQQGFYVYRGDRLLVSGDWLGLEKKRDYAKLARISVNFSNSNDFNWNLDIKKSTAAPPIGIRRELSRIAKIAIMKSAKIYNWRGQKSISQISNSNFEPLWKDEITREGIKKYKINRKHPIINSLLADKNKLISKALQLLEENVPVELILNNQNEDPSFHELEKHSETPSDDLLNLAVELYKIYIQQGIPESLAKQQIMSSTPFNLFPLINDYLK, via the coding sequence ATGCACGAATTTAGAGCCGAAATAGCCAAACCAAATCCCAAATCAACGATTAATTCTTACCGAAGCTTTGGGTATAATCTATCGACTGCGATTGCGGATATCATAGATAATAGTATTTCTGCAAATGCCAATGAAATCTCTATACATTATAAATGGGAAGGCCAACACTCTTTTATTTCCATTAGAGATAATGGAGATGGAATGAATAAGGACGAATTGGTTTTAGCAATGACTCCAGGAAGCAAAGATCCCGATGATGAACGGTCTGAAAAAGATTTAGGTCGTTTTGGAATGGGATTGAAAACTGCTTCGTTTTCTCAATGTAAAAGATTGACTTGTGTTTCTAAACGGGTAAATTTTTCAACAATAAAAAGATGTTGGGATATTGATTTTATTAATGATGAAGAAGAGTGGCAATTATTAGATTATATTTCTGATTCAAGTTTCCTTAATGAAATAAATGAGCAAAAATGTGGAACGCTGGTTTTATGGGAGAAATTAGACAGAATAGTAGGTAAAGCTGAAAGCAACAACGAGAGTGTAAAAAATGCATTTTACCAGGAAATGGAAAATGTACGTGAGCATCTCGGTTTGGTTTTTCATAAATTTATCGAAAGTAGAAGAATAAGAATATTTTTTCAAAATGAAGAAATCGAATCATATAATCCTTTTTTACTAAACCTTGACCCAAAACCAGAAATGGGATTACCGGAAAAATTTGGAGATGTAGAGGTTACCTATTTTGTTTTGCCTCATATGTCTGAAATTGGAAAAGAAGATTACGACAAAACGGGAGGTTCTCTTGGTTGGCTTCAACAACAGGGCTTTTATGTTTACCGTGGAGATAGATTGCTTGTTTCAGGAGATTGGTTGGGATTGGAAAAGAAAAGGGACTACGCCAAATTAGCAAGAATATCAGTCAATTTTTCAAATTCAAATGATTTTAATTGGAATCTTGATATTAAAAAATCTACAGCAGCACCACCAATAGGAATTCGTCGGGAGCTTTCGAGGATTGCGAAAATAGCAATTATGAAATCCGCTAAGATCTATAATTGGCGGGGGCAAAAATCTATCTCTCAAATTTCGAATTCAAATTTTGAACCTTTGTGGAAAGATGAAATTACTCGTGAAGGAATCAAAAAATATAAGATCAACAGAAAACACCCGATAATTAATTCTTTGTTAGCTGACAAAAATAAATTGATATCAAAGGCATTGCAGCTTCTCGAAGAAAATGTTCCTGTGGAGCTTATTCTAAACAACCAAAACGAAGACCCAAGCTTTCATGAATTAGAAAAACATTCTGAAACTCCAAGTGATGATTTACTGAATTTAGCTGTTGAATTGTATAAAATTTACATTCAGCAAGGTATTCCGGAATCTTTGGCAAAACAACAAATTATGTCTTCAACACCTTTTAATTTATTTCCATTAATTAATGACTATTTGAAATGA
- a CDS encoding very short patch repair endonuclease, translating into MSDKHTPEQRRFNMQQIKGTNTKPEILLRRLLFSKGFRYRINNKNLPGKPDIVLKKYKTVIFVNGCFWHGHENCRYYVIPKTRTEFWTDKINGNKKRDKKNTELLIQMGWKVITVWECELKKDKVDQTIEKLINELHDNLLA; encoded by the coding sequence ATGAGTGATAAACATACTCCTGAGCAGAGAAGATTTAATATGCAGCAGATAAAAGGAACAAATACAAAACCTGAAATACTGTTAAGGAGACTTCTTTTTTCTAAAGGTTTCAGATATAGGATAAATAATAAGAATTTACCGGGGAAACCTGATATTGTATTAAAAAAATACAAAACGGTAATTTTTGTAAATGGCTGTTTTTGGCACGGTCACGAAAATTGTAGATATTATGTTATTCCGAAAACCAGAACCGAATTCTGGACTGATAAGATTAACGGTAACAAGAAAAGAGACAAGAAAAATACTGAATTACTAATTCAAATGGGATGGAAAGTTATAACAGTATGGGAATGTGAATTAAAAAAAGATAAAGTAGATCAAACAATAGAAAAATTGATAAATGAGCTCCACGATAATCTTTTAGCCTAA
- a CDS encoding DNA cytosine methyltransferase → MSKLKFIDLFAGAGGLSEGFVRAGFTPVAHVEMNKDACDTLRTRTAFHWLREEGRINEYYDYLEGTITRKELWERIPNHLIKSVINTEISEKTLPTIFDQIDEELGNDSIDLVIGGPPCQAYSVAGRVRKDMTDDPRNHLYKHYVEFLKKYQPKMFVFENVPGILSANNGRYLQLIFDAVREAGYELDKKVLNAQDFGVLQDRKRVIIIGWKNNLEIEYPRFYKVETRFEIAKHLFSDLPKIKSGQGEWGVSPYIQDTNDYLKASGIRNGISFTTQHISRLNNENDLEIYRIAVDKWVNEGKRLNYAELPPRLIKHNNTKAFTNRFQVVNHKGVSHTVVAHISADGHYYIHPDINQNRSITVREAARIQSFPDDYFFESSRTAAFKQIGNAVPVLMAQGIATTIREMIR, encoded by the coding sequence ATGTCAAAACTAAAATTTATAGATTTATTCGCAGGTGCAGGTGGTCTCTCAGAAGGTTTTGTGAGAGCAGGATTTACTCCTGTTGCTCACGTTGAAATGAATAAAGATGCATGTGATACTTTAAGAACTCGAACTGCTTTTCACTGGTTGAGAGAAGAGGGGCGAATAAATGAATATTATGATTATCTAGAAGGAACTATAACAAGAAAAGAACTTTGGGAGAGAATTCCTAATCATCTTATAAAATCGGTAATCAATACAGAAATTTCAGAAAAAACCTTACCGACAATATTTGATCAAATTGACGAAGAGTTAGGTAATGATTCAATTGACTTAGTAATTGGTGGGCCTCCATGTCAGGCATATTCTGTAGCCGGAAGAGTGAGGAAAGACATGACAGATGATCCACGAAATCACCTTTACAAACATTATGTTGAATTTTTGAAAAAGTATCAACCGAAAATGTTTGTCTTCGAAAATGTTCCAGGTATACTCTCTGCTAATAATGGTCGCTACCTTCAGTTAATTTTTGATGCAGTGAGAGAAGCCGGTTACGAACTTGATAAAAAAGTATTGAATGCACAGGATTTTGGTGTGTTGCAAGACAGAAAAAGGGTAATTATTATCGGTTGGAAAAATAATTTAGAAATAGAATATCCAAGGTTTTATAAGGTTGAAACACGATTTGAAATAGCAAAACATCTGTTTTCTGATCTGCCAAAAATTAAAAGCGGACAGGGCGAATGGGGAGTATCTCCATATATTCAAGATACAAATGATTATTTAAAGGCTTCTGGTATTAGAAATGGTATTTCATTTACTACACAGCATATTTCAAGACTCAATAATGAAAATGATCTTGAAATCTATAGAATTGCTGTTGATAAATGGGTAAATGAAGGTAAGCGACTAAATTATGCTGAGCTTCCTCCACGACTGATAAAACATAATAATACTAAAGCATTTACCAACCGTTTTCAGGTTGTAAATCATAAAGGAGTCTCTCATACCGTTGTTGCCCATATATCTGCAGATGGGCATTATTATATACACCCGGATATTAATCAGAACCGTTCTATAACGGTAAGAGAGGCTGCAAGAATTCAATCCTTTCCCGATGACTATTTCTTTGAGTCAAGTAGAACAGCAGCATTTAAGCAAATCGGAAATGCTGTACCGGTACTAATGGCGCAGGGAATTGCCACCACGATAAGGGAGATGATAAGATGA